Proteins encoded by one window of Halobacteriovorax sp. GB3:
- the kdsA gene encoding 3-deoxy-8-phosphooctulonate synthase — MEKNKLDLFIGSCVLESEQLAMTIAETLKKDLEEFEDKINLSFKGSFDKANRSSISSYRGPGIEEGLRILEKVNSEFGLPTITDFHSPDQADAVASVVDTLQIPAFLCRQTDMIVAGAEACQKFGRQLKIKKGQFLSPEETGNIVDKASSIVPKERILLTERGTSFGYNNLVVDMASFQIMKSFGVRAIHDATHCVQRPGGLGKTTGGKREQIVVLAKAAIAAGADGVFMECHPNPDQAKSDASTSLDLKKIKGIVETLLKIYEVV; from the coding sequence ATGGAAAAAAATAAATTAGACCTTTTTATTGGATCATGTGTTTTAGAAAGCGAACAACTCGCGATGACAATTGCTGAAACACTTAAAAAAGATTTAGAAGAATTCGAGGATAAGATTAATCTTTCTTTTAAAGGAAGCTTTGATAAAGCTAACCGCTCATCAATTTCTTCTTACCGTGGACCAGGTATCGAAGAGGGGCTTCGCATTTTAGAAAAAGTAAATTCTGAATTTGGATTGCCAACAATTACAGATTTTCACAGCCCTGATCAAGCTGATGCTGTTGCTAGTGTTGTCGATACACTACAGATTCCAGCGTTTCTTTGTCGCCAAACAGATATGATTGTCGCTGGTGCTGAGGCTTGTCAAAAATTCGGTCGTCAATTGAAAATTAAAAAAGGGCAATTCCTCTCTCCTGAAGAGACGGGAAATATCGTTGATAAAGCCTCTTCTATTGTTCCAAAAGAAAGAATCCTTCTCACCGAAAGAGGGACTTCATTTGGATATAATAATCTCGTTGTTGATATGGCGAGTTTTCAAATTATGAAGAGCTTTGGTGTTAGAGCTATTCACGATGCTACACACTGTGTTCAACGTCCAGGAGGTCTGGGCAAGACAACTGGTGGAAAGCGTGAACAAATTGTTGTTCTTGCGAAGGCCGCTATTGCTGCAGGTGCAGATGGTGTTTTTATGGAATGTCATCCAAATCCTGATCAGGCCAAAAGTGATGCTTCAACAAGTCTTGATCTTAAAAAGATTAAAGGTATCGTTGAAACTCTATTAAAGATTTACGAGGTTGTTTAA
- a CDS encoding protein-disulfide reductase DsbD family protein → MRSLSTILFTLLLSFSTLATGGAYQPEEEVPKTPVEFGVQTAQINGEFYLSLNYKNFPHWHTYWKNPGDAGLPISSDISVDGKEIKLEQLEWPVPKRYIEKGDILAFGYDGFYSLFYKLPKEALNGSAKIHSTWLVCKHICIPGQATIEGNFANNIFETTDTKNLTAEGQVLESRFNQLPKLKEFPAEIDLILAKDSNPNVPSLILFYNLSDVSADQLMSNMNLLTPYPISPFSFKREELFKDKKNNVYAKYKIEWDGEYVEPVIPYPSNGKLDRPYKLKFLYADPKTKEVSIVEKTFTTVSLDQAEKTESFFSLVQRINNQVSTDKKIEVEQSDKVITSDTSESGGNTFLYYLLLAFIGGLILNFMPCVLPVISLKLFGLIRHSDESRASIFKHNLFYSLGVLATFLALAAVVVAVKAAGANIGWGFQLQSPPFVAIMVIVIFVMALNLFGLFEVRTPGGSKLGNVEIRNTYSGDFLSGILATILSTPCSAPFLGTALTFAFTSSTTAIVLVFLSIGLGLSFPFLLTGIFPKLIAFLPRPGHWMEHLKKFLALTLILTVIWLLDVYGALTTSSIPLLKLNTTLVLIFFSIYMLKHITKRKLFVLPFAIVTIALAANVLLTKETPVIDQSVNQIVLDKRQGGLDWEEWSEAKMNSSKEQKQLTFVDFTAKWCFTCKVNEKLVIDTASFHELVKKKNVKLLLADWTRRDEKIGSWLKKNGMVGVPAYFVINSKGELINLGETLSIKELEKTLN, encoded by the coding sequence ATGAGAAGTTTAAGCACTATTTTATTCACCCTACTTTTAAGTTTTTCGACCCTCGCAACAGGCGGGGCTTATCAACCAGAAGAAGAGGTACCAAAAACGCCTGTTGAATTTGGAGTTCAAACGGCTCAGATAAATGGTGAATTCTACTTATCGCTCAATTATAAAAACTTTCCACACTGGCATACATACTGGAAAAACCCTGGAGATGCAGGACTTCCAATTAGCTCTGACATCTCTGTCGATGGGAAAGAAATTAAACTAGAACAATTAGAATGGCCGGTGCCAAAAAGATACATCGAAAAAGGAGATATTCTTGCTTTTGGTTACGATGGTTTTTATAGTCTATTTTATAAACTTCCAAAAGAAGCACTCAACGGAAGTGCTAAAATCCACTCAACTTGGCTCGTCTGTAAGCATATCTGTATTCCAGGACAAGCTACGATCGAAGGGAATTTTGCTAATAATATTTTTGAAACAACAGATACAAAGAATCTTACTGCTGAAGGGCAAGTTTTAGAAAGTCGCTTTAATCAACTCCCAAAGTTAAAAGAATTTCCAGCTGAAATCGATCTCATTCTAGCTAAAGACTCAAACCCAAATGTTCCCTCATTAATACTCTTCTACAATCTTTCAGATGTAAGCGCAGATCAATTGATGAGTAATATGAATTTACTAACGCCTTATCCAATTTCACCATTTAGCTTTAAAAGAGAAGAACTATTTAAAGATAAAAAGAATAATGTTTATGCAAAATATAAAATAGAATGGGATGGTGAATACGTTGAACCTGTAATTCCCTACCCATCAAATGGAAAATTAGATCGTCCCTACAAACTCAAATTTCTCTACGCTGATCCTAAAACAAAGGAAGTAAGCATCGTTGAGAAGACCTTCACGACAGTTAGTTTAGATCAAGCAGAAAAAACAGAATCATTCTTTAGTCTTGTTCAAAGAATCAACAATCAAGTATCAACTGATAAAAAGATTGAAGTTGAGCAATCAGATAAAGTCATCACTTCCGATACTTCTGAATCAGGAGGTAATACTTTTCTCTACTATCTCTTACTTGCTTTTATTGGCGGTCTAATTCTAAATTTCATGCCATGTGTACTACCTGTAATCTCTCTTAAGCTCTTTGGTCTTATTCGCCATAGTGATGAGAGTCGAGCTTCAATTTTTAAGCATAACCTCTTCTACTCTCTTGGAGTCCTTGCAACATTCCTCGCTCTCGCAGCCGTTGTCGTTGCAGTAAAGGCAGCAGGAGCAAATATTGGCTGGGGCTTCCAACTTCAATCTCCACCGTTTGTGGCCATTATGGTTATTGTTATTTTCGTTATGGCCCTAAACCTCTTTGGACTTTTTGAAGTGAGAACTCCGGGAGGATCGAAACTAGGTAACGTAGAAATTAGAAATACATATTCAGGAGACTTTTTAAGCGGAATTCTAGCAACAATTCTCTCGACTCCATGTAGTGCTCCATTTTTAGGTACAGCACTAACTTTTGCTTTTACTTCAAGCACAACAGCAATTGTTCTCGTTTTTCTAAGTATCGGTCTTGGACTTTCATTTCCATTTCTTCTAACAGGGATTTTCCCAAAACTTATCGCCTTCCTACCTAGACCAGGTCACTGGATGGAACACCTTAAGAAGTTTCTCGCTCTCACTCTTATTCTTACTGTTATTTGGCTATTGGATGTCTATGGGGCCCTTACAACCTCATCAATCCCACTTTTAAAGCTAAATACAACTCTCGTTCTTATCTTCTTTAGCATCTATATGCTTAAGCATATTACAAAGAGAAAACTTTTTGTTCTGCCTTTTGCAATCGTAACAATTGCTCTGGCGGCCAATGTTCTCCTAACAAAAGAAACTCCTGTAATAGATCAATCGGTTAATCAAATTGTTCTCGATAAGAGACAAGGAGGTCTTGATTGGGAAGAATGGAGTGAAGCAAAAATGAACTCTTCTAAAGAGCAAAAACAACTTACTTTCGTCGACTTTACAGCAAAATGGTGCTTCACTTGTAAAGTTAATGAGAAACTTGTCATTGATACTGCAAGCTTTCATGAACTAGTGAAAAAGAAAAATGTGAAACTTCTTCTTGCTGATTGGACAAGAAGAGATGAAAAAATTGGATCGTGGTTAAAGAAAAATGGAATGGTTGGAGTTCCCGCCTATTTCGTAATCAACTCAAAGGGAGAACTCATCAATCTCGGTGAAACACTTTCTATCAAAGAGCTTGAAAAGACTTTAAACTAA
- a CDS encoding NAD(P)H-dependent glycerol-3-phosphate dehydrogenase, translating into MKKHKVALVVGAGAFGTSIASILANNFDKVILKVRSTDVYESIKENCINDVYLPGLQLAANVDAALTWDEVDAHKMDDLELIVSGLPTSAIGPFFKENFDRFEKYLERDIPVVSLSKGIDPISLELPDDLFFDLFNNYKELFCFLSGPSFAKEIMQEQITLVTLAGRSKKVLTQVSHMMETPYFKALQSYDVKGVLLGGALKNVIAIAGGIIEGLGFNHNTRAALITRGIVEMLRYGKVFNARPETFYGLSGMGDLILTTTGGLSRNKQFGIEIAKGRAPQEIIESQRTVVEGFKTTKAAHFLSEKYEIRAQIFNGLYEVLYEEKRPMEVIKRIMKSPSKFELD; encoded by the coding sequence ATGAAAAAGCACAAGGTTGCGCTAGTCGTAGGAGCAGGTGCCTTTGGTACAAGTATTGCTTCTATTCTCGCTAATAATTTTGATAAAGTAATTTTAAAAGTCAGATCGACTGATGTTTATGAGTCGATTAAAGAAAATTGTATTAACGATGTTTACCTACCTGGGCTGCAATTAGCTGCAAATGTGGATGCTGCACTTACATGGGATGAAGTTGATGCTCATAAGATGGATGATCTGGAATTGATTGTCTCAGGTCTACCAACTTCTGCAATTGGCCCTTTTTTCAAAGAGAACTTTGATCGATTCGAAAAATATCTTGAAAGAGATATTCCAGTTGTCTCACTTTCTAAAGGTATTGATCCTATTTCATTAGAGCTACCGGACGACCTTTTCTTTGACCTCTTCAATAATTATAAAGAATTATTTTGTTTTCTATCTGGGCCGAGTTTTGCAAAAGAAATCATGCAAGAGCAAATCACACTCGTTACTCTTGCTGGTCGCTCAAAAAAAGTTCTAACGCAAGTTTCTCATATGATGGAGACTCCTTATTTTAAAGCTCTTCAGAGCTATGATGTTAAAGGTGTTTTGTTAGGCGGTGCTTTAAAAAATGTCATTGCTATTGCAGGTGGTATTATTGAGGGTCTTGGTTTTAACCATAACACTCGTGCTGCTCTGATTACGCGTGGAATTGTAGAAATGCTTCGCTATGGGAAAGTTTTTAATGCACGTCCTGAGACGTTTTATGGACTTAGTGGAATGGGTGATCTTATTCTTACGACAACGGGTGGCCTTTCTCGAAATAAACAATTTGGTATTGAAATTGCTAAGGGGCGAGCACCGCAAGAGATTATTGAATCTCAACGTACGGTTGTTGAGGGATTTAAGACCACGAAGGCCGCTCACTTTTTATCTGAAAAGTATGAAATTCGCGCACAGATATTTAATGGATTGTATGAGGTGCTTTATGAAGAAAAGCGCCCAATGGAAGTCATTAAGCGCATTATGAAATCACCATCAAAATTTGAATTAGATTAG
- a CDS encoding DUF493 family protein — protein MADTQKLKDLLDAEYTWPSHYTFKFVVKEEHIELFKETVDHDNFMERPSRTGKYVSMTFKKMMNSSEEVILLYESVSTVPGIISL, from the coding sequence ATGGCCGATACACAAAAATTAAAAGATTTGCTTGATGCCGAATATACTTGGCCCTCGCACTATACGTTTAAATTTGTTGTCAAAGAAGAACATATTGAACTTTTTAAAGAGACGGTTGATCACGATAATTTTATGGAAAGACCCTCACGTACAGGAAAATATGTAAGTATGACATTTAAAAAAATGATGAACTCTAGCGAAGAGGTCATTCTACTTTATGAAAGTGTCTCAACAGTTCCTGGAATTATTTCTCTTTAA
- a CDS encoding CTP synthase — protein MSKKSNKKYIFITGGVSSSLGKGLAAASIAALLERRGIKINMLKMDPYINVDPGTMSPTQHGEVFVTDDGAETDLDLGHYERFTSLTLSKESNFTTGQVYLRVIEKEREGEYLGKTVQVVPHVTDEIKRRIHVAAENADLLIGEIGGTVGDIESLPFVESIRQFAHDVGHENVLFVHLVLIPYLDAAGELKSKPAQHSVKELRSQGLFPNVIICRSDRGIDQSIIDKISLFCNVPKDNVFQSVDLDSIYKVPLNFHNQGLDQRVTELLGIWAATPKVKDLEKVVYNFENPLRKVRIGIVGKYTELVESYKSLDEALKHGALANQLQLEPVYIDAEDLEDENKVDDILGSVQGILVPGGFGQRGTEGKIRAIQYARENKVPFFGICLGMQLAMIEFCRNVVGLERATSEEFESGGDPVIHYMEGQSKEGSKGGSMRLGAYDCTLLEGSLARQVYGEDDISERHRHRLEVNNFYVDKVDKAGMIISGTNKELGLVEVIEIKDHPYFIACQYHPEFKSRPYSPHPLFKTFVEQADNHGKK, from the coding sequence GTGAGCAAGAAAAGTAACAAAAAGTACATTTTTATTACTGGAGGGGTTTCCTCATCACTTGGTAAAGGGTTAGCTGCTGCCAGTATTGCTGCTCTTTTAGAAAGAAGAGGGATTAAGATTAATATGCTTAAAATGGACCCTTATATTAACGTTGACCCAGGGACGATGAGCCCGACTCAACACGGGGAAGTTTTTGTTACTGATGATGGAGCCGAAACGGATCTTGACCTTGGTCACTATGAGCGTTTTACATCATTAACTCTTTCAAAAGAGAGTAACTTCACAACAGGTCAAGTTTATCTTCGTGTTATTGAAAAAGAAAGAGAAGGTGAGTACCTTGGAAAAACTGTTCAAGTTGTTCCACATGTTACAGATGAAATTAAAAGAAGAATTCACGTGGCAGCTGAGAACGCTGATCTTTTGATTGGTGAAATTGGTGGAACGGTAGGTGATATTGAATCCCTTCCATTTGTTGAATCAATTCGTCAGTTTGCTCACGATGTTGGACATGAAAACGTACTCTTCGTCCATCTTGTTCTCATTCCTTATCTCGATGCCGCTGGAGAGTTGAAGTCAAAACCGGCGCAGCACTCTGTAAAGGAATTGCGTTCCCAGGGGCTTTTTCCAAATGTTATTATTTGTCGTTCTGATCGTGGAATTGACCAATCAATTATTGATAAAATTTCTCTTTTTTGTAACGTTCCAAAAGACAATGTTTTTCAGTCAGTAGATCTTGATTCTATTTATAAAGTTCCACTAAATTTTCATAATCAAGGACTTGATCAAAGAGTTACAGAGCTTCTTGGAATTTGGGCAGCAACGCCAAAAGTTAAAGACCTTGAGAAAGTTGTCTACAATTTTGAAAACCCACTTAGAAAAGTGCGTATTGGAATTGTTGGAAAGTATACTGAACTTGTTGAATCATATAAATCCCTTGATGAGGCACTAAAACATGGTGCTTTAGCTAACCAGCTTCAACTTGAACCGGTTTATATTGATGCTGAAGATTTAGAAGACGAGAATAAAGTAGATGATATTCTAGGCTCTGTTCAAGGTATCCTCGTTCCAGGCGGATTTGGTCAAAGAGGAACTGAAGGAAAAATTAGGGCCATTCAATACGCAAGAGAAAATAAAGTTCCATTCTTTGGAATTTGTCTTGGAATGCAGCTTGCGATGATTGAGTTTTGTAGAAATGTTGTCGGTCTAGAAAGAGCGACATCTGAAGAATTTGAATCAGGTGGAGATCCTGTCATTCACTATATGGAAGGCCAGTCGAAAGAGGGCTCTAAAGGTGGATCAATGAGACTTGGTGCTTATGATTGTACTCTTTTAGAGGGAAGTCTTGCTCGTCAAGTTTATGGTGAAGATGACATCTCAGAAAGACACAGACATAGACTTGAAGTGAATAACTTTTATGTCGATAAAGTAGATAAAGCTGGTATGATCATATCAGGAACAAATAAAGAACTCGGCCTTGTAGAAGTAATTGAAATTAAGGATCATCCTTACTTTATTGCTTGTCAGTACCATCCAGAATTTAAATCTAGACCGTACTCACCACATCCACTCTTTAAAACTTTTGTAGAACAGGCGGATAATCATGGAAAAAAATAA
- a CDS encoding KdsC family phosphatase, whose translation MLERDELLDVAKKFEEKLKKIKCCAFDIDGVLTNGQIWFDEGPNGFNRMFHTHDGYGLKLLMRAGLKVGVISGGKSLGVEKRFEENLNLDFAFLGNEDKREAYKSVLDLGFKDEEILYMGDEFFDLPLLMRCGFAATTKEASIEVQKRVDYVSTTPAGLGCVREVIDVLRYAQGIYPEVLDFDGQPISFK comes from the coding sequence ATGCTTGAAAGAGATGAACTTTTAGATGTTGCAAAGAAGTTTGAAGAGAAACTCAAAAAGATTAAGTGCTGTGCATTTGATATAGACGGAGTTTTAACTAATGGCCAAATTTGGTTCGATGAAGGTCCAAATGGTTTTAACCGAATGTTTCATACTCATGATGGATATGGTTTAAAACTTCTTATGAGAGCAGGTTTGAAAGTAGGAGTCATCTCAGGAGGTAAATCTCTAGGTGTTGAAAAAAGATTTGAAGAAAATCTAAATCTTGATTTCGCATTTCTTGGAAATGAAGATAAGAGAGAGGCCTATAAAAGTGTTCTCGATCTTGGCTTTAAAGATGAAGAAATTCTCTATATGGGAGATGAATTTTTTGATCTTCCTCTTCTTATGAGATGTGGATTTGCTGCAACAACAAAAGAAGCTAGCATAGAAGTTCAAAAGAGAGTTGATTATGTAAGCACAACTCCTGCAGGACTTGGGTGTGTTCGTGAAGTTATCGATGTACTTCGATACGCTCAAGGAATTTATCCAGAAGTTCTCGACTTTGACGGGCAACCGATTTCATTTAAATAA
- the kdsB gene encoding 3-deoxy-manno-octulosonate cytidylyltransferase — protein sequence MEKKRVLTLIPARFASSRFPGKPLALISKKSMIQRVYENCAKAQASDIDFVTAVVTDDDRIEEHVKEFGGVVVRVDDDVVSGSERISLAYERFYADQSFDLIINVQGDEPLLKSSLIEDLSKFHLESSYEVTTVVKKENGLDGDFLDPNKVKVIYTPEIGKCLYFSRAQIPFDRDSTNGKTHWFLHVGVYSYRPECLKQFCQAAPSRFEMLEKLEQLRALELGMNIGAIETDMTLLGVDTPEDIERLEGVLREQEK from the coding sequence TTGGAAAAGAAGAGAGTTCTTACTCTTATTCCTGCTCGTTTTGCTTCTTCTCGGTTTCCAGGGAAACCCTTGGCACTCATCTCTAAAAAATCCATGATCCAAAGAGTTTATGAAAATTGTGCAAAAGCACAGGCTTCGGATATTGATTTTGTAACGGCCGTCGTAACAGATGATGATCGAATTGAAGAACATGTTAAGGAATTTGGTGGAGTCGTTGTTAGAGTAGATGATGATGTCGTCAGTGGTTCTGAAAGAATCAGTTTAGCCTATGAGCGTTTTTATGCAGATCAGTCTTTTGATCTTATTATCAATGTTCAAGGAGACGAGCCACTCCTAAAAAGTTCCTTGATTGAAGATCTATCTAAATTCCATCTTGAAAGTTCTTATGAAGTTACAACTGTTGTAAAAAAAGAGAACGGTTTAGATGGAGATTTTCTCGATCCGAATAAAGTAAAGGTAATCTACACTCCTGAAATAGGTAAGTGTCTCTATTTTTCTAGGGCCCAAATCCCATTTGATAGAGATTCAACAAATGGAAAAACTCACTGGTTCTTGCATGTGGGAGTTTATTCTTACCGTCCAGAATGTTTAAAGCAATTTTGCCAAGCTGCTCCCTCTCGCTTTGAGATGCTAGAGAAGCTTGAACAGTTGAGAGCTCTCGAGCTTGGAATGAACATAGGGGCCATTGAAACAGATATGACATTATTAGGTGTTGATACGCCAGAAGATATTGAGAGACTTGAAGGAGTTTTGCGTGAGCAAGAAAAGTAA
- a CDS encoding cobalamin-binding protein → MHFPRRIVCLTEEAVEVLFALGEGDRVVGVSAYVERPAEAKKLPVVCAFTGGNVKKVRDLNPDLVLGFSDIQKDFARDLIGAGLNVFIANHRSIEEILSYIRLIANMVGKQEEGELYLEQIELKIEKARAFAKSLTKRPKVYIEEWDEPRICAIRWFHELVELCGGDSITKDQSMGSLAKERFIEDQFVIDANPDIILACWCGKKVDKESIANREGYSELEAVKRGNIFELDPAVFLQPGPAPLVTGIDTLCEIFSSWVKTSP, encoded by the coding sequence TTGCATTTTCCAAGAAGAATTGTTTGTCTTACTGAAGAAGCTGTCGAGGTTCTTTTTGCCCTTGGGGAGGGGGATCGTGTGGTTGGTGTTTCTGCTTACGTTGAAAGACCTGCAGAGGCAAAGAAATTGCCTGTCGTTTGTGCTTTTACAGGTGGAAATGTAAAAAAAGTGCGAGATCTCAATCCTGATTTAGTACTTGGTTTTTCTGACATTCAAAAAGATTTTGCAAGAGATCTCATTGGTGCTGGCCTCAATGTTTTTATCGCTAATCATCGCTCGATTGAGGAGATTCTCTCTTATATTCGTCTGATTGCAAATATGGTTGGAAAGCAGGAGGAAGGGGAGCTTTATCTTGAGCAAATCGAGCTTAAAATAGAGAAGGCGAGAGCATTTGCAAAGTCGCTCACTAAAAGACCAAAAGTTTATATTGAAGAGTGGGATGAACCTCGAATATGTGCAATTCGCTGGTTTCATGAACTTGTTGAACTTTGTGGTGGAGACTCTATCACTAAGGATCAGTCGATGGGTTCATTGGCCAAAGAGCGTTTTATTGAAGACCAATTCGTTATCGATGCAAATCCTGATATTATTTTAGCCTGCTGGTGTGGCAAAAAAGTTGATAAGGAGTCTATCGCTAACAGAGAGGGCTATAGTGAGTTAGAGGCCGTTAAGAGGGGGAATATCTTTGAACTTGATCCTGCTGTTTTTTTACAGCCTGGACCTGCGCCGCTGGTTACTGGGATAGACACGCTCTGTGAGATCTTTTCGTCTTGGGTAAAGACAAGTCCTTGA
- a CDS encoding substrate-binding periplasmic protein, protein MYQLIFIFFSVFFSFDSLSKDQFVMNYYYNYPPLSWKEEGKMKGIFVDVADEVFKSRMKIEIDHRGYPWARAQKLVETARADGFITMPSKERKSYSLVNRIPVVTSKMQVFTGMKNPDKKKIAKQVRSISDLKDYRIVFYLGSGWAKTRLHNMDVMWVTNMEQVFKILTLNRADVFIESNYLVDYQMKAKGKDWSVESLPIILDEIDFHFHIQKKSRFKHLIKDIDKHLRAMKADGTLDKIIRKYR, encoded by the coding sequence ATGTATCAACTTATCTTCATCTTTTTTTCTGTCTTTTTTTCTTTTGATTCCTTGTCAAAAGATCAATTTGTAATGAATTACTATTACAATTATCCTCCTTTATCATGGAAGGAAGAGGGAAAGATGAAGGGGATCTTTGTCGATGTGGCCGATGAAGTTTTCAAAAGTAGAATGAAAATTGAAATAGATCATCGCGGTTACCCTTGGGCAAGGGCCCAGAAACTTGTTGAAACAGCAAGAGCTGATGGTTTCATTACAATGCCTAGTAAAGAGAGAAAATCTTATTCTCTGGTCAATCGTATTCCGGTAGTAACGAGTAAGATGCAAGTTTTCACTGGAATGAAAAACCCAGATAAGAAAAAAATAGCCAAGCAAGTGCGCTCAATTTCAGACTTAAAAGATTATCGAATTGTCTTCTATCTTGGAAGTGGTTGGGCCAAAACTCGACTACATAATATGGATGTTATGTGGGTAACAAATATGGAACAAGTTTTTAAAATTTTAACTTTAAATAGAGCGGATGTCTTTATCGAGTCAAATTATCTCGTGGACTACCAGATGAAGGCCAAAGGCAAGGACTGGTCAGTGGAGAGTTTACCGATCATTCTTGATGAAATTGATTTTCATTTTCATATTCAAAAGAAATCCCGTTTCAAACACTTAATCAAAGATATTGATAAACATCTTCGCGCTATGAAGGCTGATGGTACTCTCGATAAAATTATAAGAAAATATCGTTAA
- a CDS encoding sensor histidine kinase: MNLSIETAKTILDNAPLPVICWNGDNELTYFNSNAKEFFELSENHLGDDIELLFNGYKTNIFEKIISNEVITLQLRGVQRHFKFYTYKTSENLTVAQAVDASQSSYEVQAFDEQRCQAIHEHKMDMISQLAAGLSHEVNNPLGIISLSASILEERIDSLSDVLGEDSEKVLNYIENIDCAIDRTREIIQKLLIFSRKQKEDRIEEFNVETFIRNSLVFCKINIKNKGIKIEEDFDRDINIKTMNSTLMQCFVYLLYNAVEAFHEQEIENPKIVISAKKENKDLILSISNNGMPLIESDQEKMFSPFYSTKGPGHLGIGLTQCRTLLKTLKGDIQFNRHDNISTFEIRIPSELS, encoded by the coding sequence GTGAATCTTTCTATAGAGACAGCAAAAACTATTTTAGATAATGCTCCCCTTCCCGTTATTTGCTGGAATGGAGACAACGAACTAACTTACTTCAATTCCAATGCAAAAGAGTTCTTTGAATTGTCTGAAAATCACCTTGGTGACGATATCGAATTACTTTTTAATGGTTATAAAACGAATATCTTTGAAAAGATTATCTCTAACGAAGTGATCACTCTACAACTCAGAGGCGTCCAAAGACACTTCAAGTTTTATACTTATAAAACAAGTGAAAACTTAACAGTGGCCCAAGCCGTTGATGCGAGTCAGTCATCTTATGAAGTTCAGGCCTTTGATGAGCAAAGATGTCAGGCCATACATGAACATAAAATGGACATGATTTCACAACTTGCAGCAGGACTATCCCACGAAGTAAATAACCCTCTTGGAATTATCAGCCTCTCGGCGAGTATTCTTGAAGAGAGAATCGATTCACTCTCTGATGTCCTTGGAGAAGATAGTGAAAAAGTCCTCAATTACATTGAAAATATTGACTGTGCAATTGATAGAACAAGAGAAATCATTCAAAAACTTCTTATTTTTAGTAGAAAGCAAAAAGAAGACCGTATTGAAGAATTTAATGTCGAAACTTTTATTCGCAATAGTTTAGTTTTTTGTAAGATCAATATAAAAAACAAAGGAATCAAGATCGAAGAAGACTTTGATCGAGACATTAATATAAAGACAATGAATTCAACGCTTATGCAGTGCTTTGTCTATCTTCTCTATAATGCTGTTGAAGCATTTCATGAACAAGAAATTGAAAATCCAAAGATTGTTATTTCGGCAAAAAAAGAGAATAAAGACCTCATCCTTTCTATAAGTAATAACGGAATGCCTTTAATTGAAAGTGATCAAGAAAAGATGTTCTCCCCTTTCTATTCGACAAAAGGTCCTGGTCACCTAGGAATTGGTCTTACTCAATGTCGAACACTACTCAAAACCTTGAAAGGTGATATTCAATTTAATCGTCATGACAATATATCGACTTTTGAAATTAGAATACCTTCAGAATTAAGTTAA